The Terriglobales bacterium genomic interval CGCTGTCGAGCGCGGCCCTTCGCTGATCGCTGCTGCCGTGGCCGGCCTTGACGACGCCACCCTGCGCTTCAAGCCCACGCCCGGCAAGTGGTGCGTTCTGGAGATTCTCGGCCACCTCGCCGATATTGAAGTTCTTTACGGCTACCGCATGCGCCAGATGATTGCGGACAAGGAGCCCGTCATCGCTCCCATTGACCAGGACGATTGGGCTCGCAACCTGGGCTATCTGGAAGCCACCCCGGCGGAACTGCTTGACGCTTACCAGTCCGCGCGCCGCGCCAACCTGCGCCTGCTTCGCCGCCTTCACCCTGCCGACCTCGAAAAGGGCGCGTTCCACCCCGAACGCGGCAGCCAGGTCAAGCTGGCCGAGCTTCTCGGAATGATGGCCGGCCATGACCCCAACCACCTCGCCCAGATTGAACGGTTGAAGCAGCAGGCCGCCGTCAGGTAACAATTATCCACAGCACGCTTGGCTAGAATGCGGTTCGCGTCCTCGCGATTCCGCGGCTATCCGCGGCCAGCGAAGAAATATGCCCAACCCCGGCTCACTCGCCGATACCGTCAAGCAGCAGGCCGACATCGTTCGTGTGGTTGGCGAGTACGTGAAGCTCAAGAAATCCGGAGCGCAGAACTACACTGGCCTGTGCCCGTTTCACAAGGAAAAGACACCTTCGTTTTCCGTGCACGCCACCCGGCAGTTCTATCACTGCTTCGGTTGCGGCGCCTCCGGCGATGTTTTCAGTTTCGTGCAAAAGATGGAGAGCGTCAGCTTTCCGGAAGCCGTGCGCAATGTAGCGCAGAAGGCCGGCATTGCTCTACCCAAGGCTTCATTCAGCGGGCCCGGGGAAGCTCGCGACGCCAAGTTGCGCGGCATTCTCCTTGATCTTCACGAGCGCGCTTGCGCTTTCTTCGAGGACCAGCTTCGCCGCCCCGAGGGCGCCTCCGCACGCGAATACCTGGCCGGTCGCGGATTGAGTGAAGAAACGATTCACCGCTTCCGCATTGGGTACTCGCCCGAG includes:
- a CDS encoding DinB family protein, which codes for MTQQELDDKLAAVERGPSLIAAAVAGLDDATLRFKPTPGKWCVLEILGHLADIEVLYGYRMRQMIADKEPVIAPIDQDDWARNLGYLEATPAELLDAYQSARRANLRLLRRLHPADLEKGAFHPERGSQVKLAELLGMMAGHDPNHLAQIERLKQQAAVR